AAGTAGAGGTTTATGTAATAGATTTTGATGAAAAAAGAAACAGGATATCCCTAGGACTAAAAGATATACAAGAGGACCCCTGGAACGATTTAATTAGAAAATACAAACTAAATGATACAGTAGAAGGTAAGGTAGTTAGAATTACTAATTTTGGGGCTTTTATCGAAATAGAACCCGGATTGGAAGGTTTGGTTCATATTTCTCAGGTTACAGATAGGCATATTGCAAATGTTTCTGAGGTGTTATCCGTAGGTGATAAAATAAAAGTAAAGATTATTGAATTAAAGCCGGAAGAAAGGAAATTAAGCTTAAGTGCTAGGGAAGCTATAGAAGGCCATAATGAGGACTACTCAAAATACAATGATACCGATAATGGCGAAGTTACCATAGGAGATGTTTTGAAGGATAAATTAAAAGGATTAAAGTTCTAAATGGATGAATAGACTATCATGCCTTATGAAATAATAAGCATAAAAGGAGGTATGACTATGAAAAATATAGGAATACAAAAAGGTCTTTCACCAATTAAGGACTATTTAAAGGACAAGGGATATAATGTTCAAGAATTCGAAAGCAGTCTAGAAAATTCAATGGATAGTTTATCTAATGTTGATGCTATTGTTATAACGGGTATGACTGAAGATGTGACCGGTAATGAAACAACATCTACCAAAGTACCTATTATCGATGCTAGGGGCATGAGCCCGGAAGAAATTGAAAAATCTCTAAATAGAATATAGCAAAAAAGAGGCAACCTTAGATGGTTAGTCTTAGGGATTTTATATCCTAGAAAAATATCGGCATAGTTTGGTAGTATTACCGGCTATGTCGATTTTTCTTGTTCTGTGGTGGACATAGAAACCGCTGGCTCTACCTCCCGTCCTTACTATGCCCAGTCTGGGTATAGTAAAGAGGTCTTTTTGTTTGAGATGGCTTATTCGAGATTCTCCCTGATAAAAGCGATATTCTCCTCGGATAGCACTGTGATTATTTTTAAGTGGCTAAAATCCTCTTGACACTTTTACCTAACAGTATTACAATACTAATTGTGTTAGCACTTCCGAAAGAAGGTGAAGAAGTGGACTACGAAGAATTGGCAAGACAGTTTCTGCATAACTCATATCAATACCGAAGCCGCGGTCATCAGAAGAGATTTGATGATAATATGCATGGTGAAACTTTTGCAATGTTATATATTTATAGGCAAGGTGGAACAGTGTTACCAAGCGATATTAGTAACGAGATGAATATCAGTTCCGCCCGTGTTGCTGCCATGC
The Candidatus Epulonipiscium sp. DNA segment above includes these coding regions:
- a CDS encoding YkuS family protein, with amino-acid sequence MKNIGIQKGLSPIKDYLKDKGYNVQEFESSLENSMDSLSNVDAIVITGMTEDVTGNETTSTKVPIIDARGMSPEEIEKSLNRI